A genomic stretch from Nocardia wallacei includes:
- a CDS encoding CBS domain-containing protein: MRISEILRKKGTDVVTIAPRTPVRELLAVLAERNVGAVVVSADGAALDGIVSERDIVRRLHVVGADLLDRPVAEIMTTVVHTCSPDDRVETLRTTMTDHRIRHLPVLREGRMVGIVSIGDVVKSAISELETEREHLEQYLLG, translated from the coding sequence ATGCGAATTTCCGAGATCCTGCGTAAGAAGGGGACCGACGTGGTCACGATCGCACCGCGAACGCCGGTGCGGGAGTTGCTCGCGGTACTGGCCGAGCGGAATGTGGGCGCGGTGGTGGTGTCGGCGGACGGCGCCGCGCTGGACGGCATCGTCTCCGAGCGCGACATCGTCCGCCGCTTGCATGTGGTCGGCGCCGACCTGCTCGACCGGCCGGTCGCCGAGATCATGACCACGGTGGTGCACACGTGCTCGCCCGATGACCGCGTGGAGACGTTGCGCACCACGATGACCGATCACCGCATCCGGCATCTGCCGGTGCTGCGCGAGGGCCGGATGGTCGGCATCGTCAGCATCGGTGACGTGGTCAAGAGCGCGATCTCCGAGTTGGAGACCGAGCGCGAGCACCTCGAGCAGTATCTGCTCGGGTGA
- a CDS encoding response regulator transcription factor, translating into MRKVADANRPAVLRVLVYSSESDTRRQVMLALGKQPRPELPPFEYVEVATAPVLVQHMDAGGIDLAILDGEAAPTGGMGLAKQLKDELDGCPPIVVLTGRADDAWLANWSRAEAAVPHPIDPFQLTEAVTGLLRDRSAA; encoded by the coding sequence ATGCGAAAGGTGGCCGATGCGAACCGTCCCGCCGTGTTGCGGGTGCTCGTGTACTCGAGCGAATCCGATACCCGCCGCCAGGTGATGCTGGCGCTGGGCAAACAACCCCGTCCCGAGCTGCCGCCGTTCGAGTATGTCGAGGTGGCGACCGCGCCCGTGCTGGTCCAGCACATGGACGCCGGCGGTATCGACCTGGCGATCCTCGACGGCGAGGCGGCCCCGACCGGCGGGATGGGCCTGGCCAAGCAACTCAAGGACGAACTCGACGGCTGCCCGCCGATCGTGGTGCTCACCGGCCGCGCCGACGACGCCTGGCTGGCGAACTGGTCGCGCGCCGAGGCGGCGGTGCCGCACCCGATCGATCCTTTCCAGCTGACCGAGGCCGTGACGGGTCTGCTGCGGGACCGCTCGGCGGCCTGA
- a CDS encoding MFS transporter, producing MTELDTADAESARSQHLPARGWPAVAVAAVGTFTVVTSEMLPVGLLTPMSDALRVSGGLAGLALTITGLLAMTAPVLMAALGRIDRRRSLPVLLLVVAAGNLLCALAPNFAVLVTGRVLVGVGMGGVWAISGSLGVRLVPPRSVGAATSVIFSGIAVASVLGVPAGTYLGALAGWRAAFGAAAALALLVAVAAAAILPALPPERGVSLAELPRLLADARLRTGMIVVALLVGGHFAAYTYIRPVLEQRTHADAATISALLLGYGIAGVLGTFLFGTIASRAPRRAVLIICAGLAVAVAVLACAGGAPVAAGTLLLVWGIAYGGVSVSTQSWTLLAAPAAREAASAILVAVFNAAIAVGALGGGRALDAAGPTAALWLGAALVTAAAAAAALGKAPQQR from the coding sequence ATGACCGAACTCGACACGGCCGATGCGGAAAGCGCTCGGTCACAACATCTTCCAGCGCGCGGCTGGCCCGCGGTAGCGGTCGCGGCGGTGGGCACCTTCACCGTGGTGACCTCGGAGATGCTGCCCGTCGGCCTGCTCACGCCGATGAGTGACGCGCTGCGGGTCTCCGGGGGACTGGCCGGGCTGGCGCTGACGATCACCGGGCTGCTGGCGATGACCGCGCCGGTGCTGATGGCGGCCCTGGGCCGGATCGATCGGCGGCGATCGCTGCCGGTGCTGCTGCTCGTGGTGGCGGCGGGCAATCTGCTGTGCGCGCTGGCCCCGAACTTCGCGGTGCTGGTGACGGGCCGGGTGCTGGTCGGTGTCGGCATGGGCGGGGTGTGGGCGATCTCGGGCAGTCTCGGGGTGCGGCTGGTGCCGCCGCGCTCGGTGGGCGCGGCCACCTCGGTGATCTTCAGTGGTATCGCGGTGGCGTCGGTGCTGGGTGTCCCGGCCGGAACCTATCTCGGCGCGCTCGCGGGCTGGCGGGCGGCCTTCGGTGCCGCCGCGGCCCTGGCCCTGCTGGTGGCCGTGGCAGCGGCTGCGATTTTGCCCGCGCTGCCACCCGAGCGCGGCGTCTCGCTGGCCGAACTGCCGCGCTTGCTGGCCGACGCCCGCCTGCGCACCGGCATGATCGTGGTGGCACTGCTCGTGGGCGGCCATTTCGCCGCCTACACCTACATCCGGCCCGTGCTAGAACAGCGCACGCACGCGGACGCCGCGACGATCAGCGCCCTGCTGCTCGGCTACGGGATCGCCGGTGTCCTGGGCACTTTCCTGTTCGGCACGATCGCATCGCGTGCACCCCGGCGAGCGGTGCTGATCATCTGCGCCGGGCTGGCGGTCGCGGTGGCCGTGCTGGCCTGTGCGGGCGGTGCGCCGGTGGCCGCGGGCACGCTACTGCTGGTGTGGGGCATCGCCTACGGCGGTGTCTCGGTCAGCACCCAGTCGTGGACCTTGCTCGCGGCCCCCGCCGCCCGCGAGGCCGCCTCGGCGATCCTCGTCGCGGTATTCAACGCCGCCATCGCCGTCGGCGCGCTCGGCGGGGGAAGGGCGCTGGACGCGGCCGGCCCGACCGCCGCCCTCTGGCTCGGGGCGGCGCTGGTGACAGCGGCGGCCGCAGCAGCCGCTCTCGGCAAGGCGCCGCAGCAGAGGTGA
- a CDS encoding LysR family transcriptional regulator, whose product MDLRELEAFLAVAEELHFGRAGARLYVSQSRVSQLLRSLERRIGGRLVERTSRRVSLTPLGRQLFPELRTAYDRLRATLDSACATAQGVRGVLRVGFQGSADDRILAAVSTFRDAHPECTVELVEIPYADPFGPVRRCEVDTALALLPIAEADLVLGPVLPARPQVLVLPIGHPLAARTALTAAELAESPLIGIADTAPRYWRDVQAPRRTPDGREIPAGPAVSTIQEAIAAVAAGRGGLLLCDTTAAYHRRPDLTCVPVHGIADSRVALIWHRDRDSGRVHAFARALVASDGLILPIQS is encoded by the coding sequence ATGGACCTGCGCGAACTGGAGGCCTTCCTGGCCGTGGCCGAGGAACTGCACTTCGGCCGGGCCGGGGCCCGGCTGTATGTCTCCCAGAGCCGGGTGTCGCAGCTGCTGCGGTCGCTGGAGCGCCGCATCGGCGGGCGGCTGGTCGAGCGCACCAGCCGCCGGGTGAGCCTCACTCCGCTCGGGCGGCAACTGTTTCCGGAGTTGCGCACCGCCTACGACCGGTTGCGCGCCACCCTCGATTCGGCCTGCGCCACCGCGCAGGGCGTGCGCGGCGTGCTGCGCGTCGGGTTCCAGGGCAGCGCGGACGATCGAATCCTGGCCGCGGTCAGCACCTTCCGGGACGCGCACCCCGAATGCACCGTCGAGCTCGTGGAGATTCCCTACGCCGATCCGTTCGGCCCGGTGCGGCGCTGCGAGGTGGACACCGCGCTCGCGCTGCTGCCGATCGCCGAAGCCGATCTCGTCCTCGGGCCCGTGCTCCCGGCCCGGCCGCAGGTGCTCGTGCTTCCGATCGGGCACCCCCTCGCCGCCCGGACGGCCCTCACCGCCGCGGAACTCGCCGAGTCCCCGCTGATCGGGATCGCCGACACCGCACCGCGATACTGGCGCGACGTCCAGGCCCCGCGCCGCACCCCCGACGGCCGCGAGATACCGGCCGGGCCGGCGGTGTCCACGATCCAGGAGGCCATCGCCGCGGTCGCCGCCGGGCGCGGCGGACTGCTGCTGTGCGACACCACGGCGGCGTATCATCGGCGCCCGGACCTCACCTGCGTTCCGGTGCACGGCATCGCGGACTCCCGGGTCGCGCTGATCTGGCATCGAGATCGAGACAGCGGCCGCGTCCATGCCTTCGCGCGCGCTCTCGTCGCGTCCGACGGACTCATTCTGCCGATTCAGTCATAA
- a CDS encoding NADH-quinone oxidoreductase subunit A, whose product MNTEVPTLVLGAIAAAFAVISVLLAAVIGPKRYNRAKLEAYECGIEPTPHAVGGGPGNAAGQRFPVKYYLTAMLFIIFDIEIVFLYPWAVHFDALGVFGLAAMALFIFNVSVAYAYEWRRGGLSWD is encoded by the coding sequence GTGAACACCGAGGTACCGACCCTTGTGCTGGGCGCGATCGCGGCGGCGTTCGCGGTGATCTCCGTCCTGCTGGCCGCGGTGATCGGCCCCAAGCGCTACAACCGCGCCAAACTCGAGGCCTACGAGTGCGGCATCGAACCCACACCGCATGCCGTCGGCGGCGGGCCGGGAAATGCTGCGGGACAGCGGTTTCCGGTGAAGTACTACCTCACCGCGATGCTGTTCATCATCTTCGACATCGAGATCGTGTTCCTGTACCCGTGGGCCGTCCACTTCGACGCGCTCGGGGTCTTCGGTCTCGCCGCCATGGCCCTGTTCATCTTCAACGTCTCGGTCGCCTACGCCTACGAGTGGCGGCGCGGCGGATTGAGCTGGGACTGA
- a CDS encoding NuoB/complex I 20 kDa subunit family protein produces MGLEEKLPSGFLLSTVEQFAGFMRKGSLWPATFGLACCAIEMMATGGGRFDSARFGMEVFRASPRQADLMIVAGRVSQKMAPVLRQVYDQMTEPKWVLAMGVCASSGGMFNNYAIVQGVDHVVPVDIYLPGCPPRPEMLLHAILKLHEKIQEMPLGVNREEAVRAAEQAALAATPTIQMTGLLR; encoded by the coding sequence ATGGGTCTCGAGGAGAAGTTGCCCAGCGGGTTCCTGCTGAGCACGGTCGAACAGTTCGCCGGTTTCATGCGTAAGGGCTCGCTGTGGCCCGCCACGTTCGGGCTGGCCTGCTGCGCGATCGAGATGATGGCCACCGGCGGCGGGCGCTTCGACAGCGCCCGCTTCGGCATGGAGGTGTTCCGCGCCTCGCCGCGCCAGGCCGATCTGATGATCGTGGCGGGCCGGGTGAGCCAGAAGATGGCCCCGGTGCTGCGCCAGGTCTACGACCAGATGACCGAGCCGAAATGGGTGCTGGCCATGGGCGTGTGCGCCTCCTCCGGCGGCATGTTCAACAACTACGCCATCGTACAGGGCGTCGATCACGTTGTGCCCGTGGACATCTACCTGCCGGGCTGCCCACCCCGCCCGGAGATGCTGCTGCACGCGATCTTGAAATTGCACGAGAAGATCCAGGAGATGCCGCTCGGGGTGAACCGTGAGGAGGCCGTGCGCGCGGCCGAGCAGGCCGCGCTGGCCGCCACCCCGACCATCCAGATGACGGGACTGCTGCGATGA
- a CDS encoding NADH-quinone oxidoreductase subunit C produces MTFDSPRGAEDPPDASAATPDGTGQDQAQLAEQDQRAEPGDEVVGVRRGMFGVTGTGDTSGYGRLVRSVGLPGSTPPPFGGYFDEVVDALRKALADEGFAESIEKIVVFRGELTLHVRREQLPRVAQALRDDPALRFELCLGVSGVHYPEDTERELHAVYPLMSITHNRRLRLEVSAPDADPHIPSLYAVYPTTDWHERETYDFFGILFDGHPALTRITMPDDWRGHPQRKDYPLGGIPVEYKGARIPAPDQRRAYS; encoded by the coding sequence ATGACATTCGATTCTCCCCGGGGCGCCGAGGACCCGCCGGACGCGTCCGCCGCCACTCCCGACGGCACCGGACAGGACCAGGCCCAGCTCGCCGAACAGGACCAGCGCGCCGAACCCGGCGACGAGGTGGTCGGCGTGCGCCGCGGCATGTTCGGCGTCACCGGCACCGGCGACACCTCCGGCTACGGGCGGCTGGTGCGCTCGGTCGGCCTGCCCGGCAGCACCCCGCCACCGTTCGGCGGCTACTTCGACGAGGTGGTCGACGCACTGCGGAAAGCCCTGGCGGACGAGGGATTCGCCGAATCGATCGAGAAGATCGTGGTCTTCCGCGGCGAGCTGACCCTGCACGTGCGGCGCGAGCAGCTGCCCCGGGTCGCCCAGGCGCTGCGCGACGACCCGGCACTGCGTTTCGAGCTGTGCCTGGGCGTGAGCGGCGTGCACTACCCCGAGGACACCGAACGCGAACTGCACGCGGTCTACCCGCTGATGTCGATCACGCACAACAGGCGGCTGCGGCTCGAGGTGTCGGCGCCGGATGCCGACCCGCACATCCCCTCGCTCTATGCGGTGTACCCGACCACGGACTGGCACGAGCGCGAGACCTACGACTTCTTCGGCATCCTGTTCGACGGTCACCCCGCCCTGACCCGGATCACCATGCCCGACGACTGGCGCGGCCACCCGCAGCGCAAGGACTACCCGCTCGGCGGCATTCCGGTCGAGTACAAGGGCGCCCGCATCCCGGCGCCGGACCAGCGGAGGGCGTACAGCTGA
- the nuoD gene encoding NADH dehydrogenase (quinone) subunit D: protein MNDIDTRRENTGTDTRPTPPERVVTVAGQDWDDVREALGGAAEERIVVNMGPQHPSTHGVLRLILEIEGETVTEARCGIGYLHTGIEKNLEFRNWVQGVTFVTRMDYLSPFFNETAYCLSVEKLLDITDAIPERATVIRVLLMELNRISSHLVALATGGMELGALTPMLFGFRERELILDVFETITGLRMNHAYIRPGGVAQDLPDNGVQKVRELLALLPKRLRDMELLLNENPIWKARTRGVGYLDLAGCMALGITGPVLRSTGLPHDLRKSQPYCGYENYEFDVMTDTGADCYGRYLIRVNEMKESVKIVEQCLDKLRPGPIMVEDKKIAWPADLKLGPDGLGNSAQHIGKIMGTSMEALIHHFKLVTEGMRVPPGQVYTAVESPRGELGVHMVSDGGTRPFRVHYRDPSFTNLQAVAAMCEGGMVADVIAAVASIDPVMGGVDR from the coding sequence ATGAACGACATCGACACCCGGCGCGAGAACACCGGCACCGATACGCGCCCAACGCCTCCCGAGCGGGTCGTCACGGTCGCGGGCCAGGACTGGGACGACGTGCGCGAGGCCCTCGGCGGCGCCGCCGAGGAACGCATCGTCGTCAATATGGGTCCGCAGCACCCCTCCACCCACGGTGTACTGCGGCTGATCCTGGAGATCGAGGGCGAGACGGTCACCGAGGCCCGTTGCGGCATCGGATACCTGCACACCGGCATCGAGAAGAACCTCGAGTTCCGCAACTGGGTGCAGGGCGTCACCTTCGTCACCCGGATGGACTACCTCTCGCCGTTCTTCAACGAGACGGCCTACTGCCTGAGTGTGGAGAAGCTGCTCGACATCACCGACGCGATTCCCGAGCGCGCCACCGTGATCCGCGTGCTGCTGATGGAACTCAACCGGATCTCCTCGCACCTGGTCGCGCTCGCCACCGGCGGCATGGAACTGGGCGCGCTGACCCCGATGCTGTTCGGGTTCCGCGAGCGCGAGCTGATTCTCGACGTCTTCGAGACCATCACCGGCCTGCGCATGAACCACGCCTACATCCGGCCCGGCGGCGTCGCCCAGGACCTGCCCGACAACGGTGTGCAGAAGGTCCGGGAGTTGCTGGCGCTACTGCCGAAACGGCTGCGCGACATGGAGTTGCTGCTCAACGAGAACCCGATCTGGAAGGCCCGCACCCGCGGGGTCGGCTATCTGGATCTGGCCGGGTGCATGGCGCTGGGCATCACCGGCCCGGTGCTGCGCTCCACCGGCCTGCCGCACGATCTGCGCAAGTCCCAGCCGTACTGCGGCTACGAGAACTACGAGTTCGACGTCATGACCGACACCGGCGCCGACTGCTACGGCCGCTACCTCATCCGGGTCAACGAGATGAAGGAGTCGGTGAAGATCGTCGAACAGTGCCTCGACAAGCTGCGGCCGGGCCCGATCATGGTGGAGGACAAGAAAATCGCCTGGCCCGCCGACCTGAAACTGGGCCCGGACGGGCTGGGCAACTCCGCCCAGCACATCGGCAAGATCATGGGCACCTCGATGGAGGCGCTGATCCATCATTTCAAGCTCGTCACCGAGGGCATGCGGGTGCCGCCGGGCCAGGTGTACACCGCGGTGGAGTCGCCGCGCGGGGAGCTGGGTGTGCACATGGTCTCCGACGGCGGCACCCGGCCGTTCCGGGTGCACTACCGCGATCCCTCGTTCACGAACCTGCAGGCCGTGGCCGCGATGTGTGAGGGCGGCATGGTCGCCGACGTCATCGCCGCCGTCGCCAGCATCGACCCGGTGATGGGTGGTGTCGATCGATGA
- the nuoE gene encoding NADH-quinone oxidoreductase subunit NuoE — MTEVLLQLTARPAPYPKEVHDRLEVEAKQIIDCYPQPRSALLPLLHLVQSVEGYVSGTGIGFCAGQLGLTDAEVTAVATFYSMYRRTPTGNFHVGVCTNTLCAVMGGDEIFADLRAHLGIRHGETTADGAVTLEHIECNAACDYAPVVMVNWEFFDNQTPESARALVDALRSGEQVTAARSGAPLCTFRETARILAGFPDDRPGANDGAPGDATLAGLRAARGDTTPEQPEPGDSGGAR, encoded by the coding sequence ATGACCGAAGTCCTGCTGCAACTGACCGCGCGGCCTGCACCGTATCCGAAGGAGGTGCACGACCGCCTGGAGGTGGAGGCCAAGCAGATCATCGACTGCTACCCGCAGCCCCGGTCGGCGCTGCTGCCGCTGCTACATCTGGTGCAGAGCGTGGAGGGCTACGTCTCCGGCACGGGCATCGGATTCTGCGCCGGGCAACTGGGCCTGACCGACGCCGAGGTGACCGCGGTCGCCACCTTCTACTCGATGTACCGCCGCACCCCGACCGGGAACTTCCACGTCGGGGTCTGCACCAACACGCTGTGCGCGGTCATGGGCGGCGACGAGATCTTCGCGGACCTGCGGGCGCACTTGGGCATTCGGCACGGCGAGACCACCGCCGACGGCGCGGTCACCCTCGAGCACATCGAGTGCAACGCCGCCTGCGACTACGCCCCCGTGGTGATGGTCAACTGGGAGTTCTTCGACAACCAGACCCCGGAGTCGGCCCGCGCGCTGGTCGACGCGCTGCGCAGCGGCGAGCAGGTCACGGCCGCGCGCAGCGGTGCGCCGCTGTGCACATTCCGTGAGACCGCCCGCATCCTGGCCGGTTTCCCGGACGACCGGCCGGGCGCCAACGACGGCGCTCCCGGGGACGCCACCCTCGCGGGTCTGCGCGCCGCACGCGGCGACACCACGCCCGAGCAGCCGGAGCCCGGCGATTCAGGAGGTGCGCGGTGA
- the nuoF gene encoding NADH-quinone oxidoreductase subunit NuoF: protein MTLAPVLTRYWDEPQSWTLETYRRHDGYRALPKALGVPPDEVIATVKDAGLRGRGGAGFPTGMKWGFIPQGPGPDGTTKPHYLVVNADESEPGTCKDIPLMLATPHVLVEGVIIAAYAIRASHAFIYVRGEVLPVLRRLRAAVREAYDAGYLGHDILGSGYDLELIVHAGAGAYICGEETALLDSLEGRRGQPRLRPPFPAVAGLYACPTVVNNVESIASVPPIILHGVDWFRSMGSEKSPGFTLYSLSGHVARPGQYEAPLGVTLRELLGYAGGVRRGHRLKFWTPGGSSTPLFTEEHLDVPLDYENVAAAGSMLGTKALQIFDDTTCVVRAVLRWTEFYAHESCGKCTPCREGTYWLVQLLQRLETGGGSAADLDTLLDIADNINGKSFCALGDGAASPIVSSLKYFRAEYEDHLRLGACPFDPARSTAWADAAGSAR, encoded by the coding sequence GTGACCCTCGCACCCGTCCTCACCCGGTACTGGGACGAGCCGCAATCCTGGACGCTGGAGACCTATCGCCGCCACGACGGCTACCGCGCCCTGCCCAAGGCGCTCGGGGTGCCGCCCGACGAGGTCATCGCCACCGTGAAGGACGCGGGCCTGCGCGGCCGCGGCGGCGCGGGCTTTCCCACCGGCATGAAGTGGGGTTTCATCCCGCAGGGTCCCGGGCCGGACGGCACCACCAAACCGCACTACCTGGTGGTCAACGCCGACGAGTCGGAACCGGGTACCTGCAAGGACATTCCGCTCATGCTGGCCACCCCGCACGTGCTCGTCGAGGGCGTCATCATCGCGGCCTACGCCATCAGGGCCTCGCACGCGTTCATCTACGTGCGCGGCGAGGTGCTTCCGGTGCTGCGGCGGTTGCGGGCCGCGGTGCGGGAGGCCTACGACGCCGGTTATCTCGGCCACGACATCCTCGGCTCCGGGTACGACCTGGAACTGATCGTGCACGCCGGGGCGGGGGCCTATATCTGCGGCGAGGAGACCGCGCTGCTCGACTCCCTCGAGGGCCGTCGCGGCCAGCCCCGGCTGCGCCCGCCGTTCCCGGCCGTCGCCGGTCTCTACGCCTGCCCGACCGTGGTCAACAATGTCGAATCCATCGCCAGCGTGCCGCCGATCATTCTGCACGGCGTCGACTGGTTCCGTTCCATGGGCAGCGAGAAGTCGCCCGGTTTCACGCTGTATTCGCTGTCGGGGCACGTCGCCCGGCCCGGCCAGTACGAGGCGCCGCTCGGGGTCACCCTGCGCGAACTGCTCGGCTACGCCGGTGGTGTGCGGCGCGGGCACCGGCTGAAGTTCTGGACGCCCGGCGGCTCGTCCACCCCGCTGTTCACCGAGGAGCACCTCGACGTGCCACTGGACTACGAGAACGTGGCGGCGGCCGGATCCATGCTGGGCACCAAGGCATTACAGATCTTCGACGACACCACCTGCGTGGTGCGCGCGGTACTGCGCTGGACCGAGTTCTACGCCCACGAATCCTGCGGGAAGTGCACGCCGTGCCGGGAGGGCACCTACTGGCTGGTGCAGTTGCTGCAACGGCTGGAAACCGGTGGCGGCTCCGCGGCCGACCTCGACACACTGCTCGACATCGCCGACAACATCAACGGCAAGTCGTTCTGCGCCCTCGGCGACGGCGCGGCCAGCCCGATCGTGTCCTCGCTGAAGTACTTCCGCGCCGAGTACGAGGACCATCTGCGCCTGGGTGCCTGCCCCTTCGATCCGGCTCGGTCGACGGCCTGGGCGGACGCCGCGGGGAGCGCGCGATGA